One stretch of Thalassovita sp. DNA includes these proteins:
- a CDS encoding ABC transporter ATP-binding protein: protein MSIDLNNIQSGYDGFRLKGIDLEIARGSLTVLIGPNGCGKSTLLKTISRELKPNGGRVVIDGENIAKKRTKSVARQIAVLPQHPVVPPGITVEQLVGYGRAPYQNLLGMRSAADRMRVAEALETVTLTDMKDKLVSALSGGQRQRAFVAMCIAQDTPFVLFDEPTSFLDIRYQYEVLDLMSALHKQGKTVVAVLHDIAQAARYATDLVVMKEGAVHARGTPPEIVTEEMLHQVYGIAAQVFADPVTGTPAVSAR from the coding sequence ATGAGCATTGACCTCAATAACATCCAGTCCGGCTATGACGGGTTCCGCCTCAAAGGGATCGATCTGGAGATCGCGCGCGGCAGCCTGACGGTGTTGATCGGCCCCAACGGCTGCGGCAAATCCACCTTGCTGAAAACCATTTCGCGTGAACTTAAGCCCAATGGCGGCCGGGTGGTGATCGATGGGGAAAACATCGCCAAGAAACGCACCAAATCCGTGGCCCGCCAGATCGCCGTCTTACCACAGCACCCGGTGGTGCCGCCGGGGATCACTGTTGAACAGCTTGTCGGATATGGCCGCGCGCCGTATCAGAACCTGCTGGGCATGCGCAGCGCGGCAGACCGTATGCGGGTGGCTGAGGCGCTGGAGACTGTCACCCTGACCGACATGAAGGACAAGCTGGTCAGCGCCCTTTCCGGTGGTCAAAGGCAGCGCGCCTTTGTGGCAATGTGCATCGCTCAGGACACGCCATTTGTGCTGTTTGATGAGCCGACCAGCTTCCTTGATATTCGCTATCAATACGAGGTGCTGGATCTGATGTCCGCGCTGCACAAACAGGGCAAAACGGTGGTGGCCGTATTGCATGACATCGCGCAGGCGGCCCGCTACGCCACCGATCTGGTGGTCATGAAAGAAGGCGCCGTTCACGCCCGCGGCACCCCGCCAGAGATCGTGACCGAGGAAATGCTGCACCAGGTCTATGGCATTGCGGCACAGGTCTTTGCTGATCCGGTGACAGGCACGCCCGCAGTCTCAGCGCGCTAG
- a CDS encoding iron ABC transporter permease translates to MKPPSAQRLIWTISTLSTLTALVFVWSLSAGAVTIPAMTILNTLFDLDGPQQGFIINRSRLPRSLLACVTGGALAFSGVIIQALLRNPLASPKIIGINSGAALGVLLSVLLAPNLGLNWLPLVAACGGVLAAGVIFAIAEFGPVSPARLALVGIAIGMTCDAGVDFILATSDIYDISAPLVWLTGSLWSRGWQHLNAVWPILLGLMAICVIYSYRLDLIRLGAVQATGLGVNVRRDRLVLLTLATFLAAVSVSVVGVLGFVGLMAPHIARHLVGGTHRGLLPVAMLVGALLVMVADAAGRALFAPLEISAGILTSMFGAPFFIFLLLSRKTEARE, encoded by the coding sequence ATGAAGCCCCCAAGTGCACAGCGACTGATCTGGACCATAAGCACGCTAAGCACCCTGACCGCGCTGGTGTTTGTCTGGAGCTTGTCTGCCGGTGCGGTGACCATCCCGGCCATGACCATCCTCAACACATTGTTTGATCTCGATGGGCCGCAACAGGGGTTCATCATCAACCGCTCGCGCCTGCCGCGCAGCCTGCTGGCCTGTGTCACCGGCGGAGCATTGGCGTTCTCAGGCGTGATCATTCAGGCCTTGCTGCGCAACCCGCTGGCCAGTCCCAAAATCATCGGCATCAACTCAGGCGCGGCTTTGGGAGTGTTGCTCTCGGTTTTGTTGGCACCCAACCTTGGCCTGAACTGGCTGCCTTTGGTGGCGGCCTGCGGCGGGGTTTTGGCGGCCGGCGTGATCTTTGCCATTGCGGAGTTTGGCCCGGTGTCACCGGCACGGCTGGCGCTGGTGGGCATCGCTATCGGAATGACCTGCGATGCGGGTGTGGATTTCATCCTCGCCACCTCGGACATCTACGATATTTCCGCCCCGCTGGTCTGGCTCACCGGCTCACTTTGGAGCAGGGGGTGGCAGCATCTCAACGCGGTCTGGCCGATCCTGCTGGGTCTAATGGCGATCTGTGTGATCTATTCCTACAGATTGGACCTGATCCGCCTAGGTGCGGTTCAGGCAACCGGTTTGGGGGTGAACGTGCGCCGGGACCGGCTGGTGCTGTTGACGTTGGCCACGTTTCTGGCGGCGGTCTCGGTCAGTGTTGTGGGGGTCTTGGGCTTTGTCGGCCTGATGGCCCCGCATATTGCACGCCACTTGGTGGGCGGCACCCACCGTGGTCTGCTGCCCGTTGCCATGCTGGTCGGCGCATTGCTGGTGATGGTTGCCGATGCTGCAGGCCGCGCCCTGTTTGCGCCGCTGGAAATATCCGCCGGGATCCTCACCTCGATGTTCGGCGCGCCATTTTTCATCTTCCTTCTGCTGTCACGCAAGACCGAGGCCCGCGAATGA